One genomic segment of Salarias fasciatus chromosome 8, fSalaFa1.1, whole genome shotgun sequence includes these proteins:
- the epas1a gene encoding endothelial PAS domain-containing protein 1 produces MTADKDKRRAISREAARRRRKVESDKFEELSGLLPLPPSVRSHLDKPSIIRLTLSYMRIHTLLKENSGFIAQCRHRVKPQHAVKAGGNSDPEPRESQDLGLLDESSLYMRILEGFLMVLSSDGNMVFLSDNVNKYMGLTQTELMGHNIFEYAHPCDHEEIKHNLRVTAEGVCCGERRDFVVRMKSALTQRGRSATLKSATWKVLHCQGRVNVCVFRSSISCLLLTCRPLPLPHTLLNAHTFTSQHSMDMKFIYCDQSVTCLLGYSPQELLGRSVYDFCHTLDATCLQKSHFNLCWKTQSVSGQYRMLVKGGGYVWVESHSAVIPSKSRPAAHQPVLIFSITYVLSGVEEPLLQLSVDQTRPYSK; encoded by the exons ATGACAGCTGACAAGGACAAGAGGAG GGCGATCAGCCGAGAGGCGGCCAGACGGAGACGGAAAGTGGAGTCCGATAAGTTCGAGGAGCTGTCCGGCCTCCTGCCGCTGCCGCCCTCCGTCCGCTCCCACCTGGACAAGCCCTCCATCATTCGCCTGACGCTCAGTTACATGCGCATTCACACACTGCTCAAAG aaaattcagGATTCATTGCGCAGTGCAGACATAGAGTGAAACCTCAGCATGCGGTGAAAGCTGGAGGGAACAGTGACCCGGAGCCCAGAGAGTCTCAGGACTTGGGGCTGCTGGATGAGAGCAGCCTGTACATGAGGATCCTGGAGGGCTTCCTCATGGTCTTGTCCTCCGACGGGAACATGGTCTTCCTCTCTGACAACGTCAACAAGTACATGGGCCTGACGCAG ACTGAGCTGATGGGACACAACATCTTTGAGTACGCTCATCCCTGCGATCATGAAGAAATCAAACATAATCTACGAGTCACTGCAG AGGGAGTTTGCTGTGGTGAGAGGAGGGACTTTGTCGTGAGGATGAAAAGCGCCCTGACCCAACGGGGGAGAAGCGCCACCCTCAAGTCTGCTACGTGGAAG GTCCTGCACTGTCAGGGCAGAGTGAACGTCTGTGTGTTCCGCTCCTCGATTTCCTGCCTGCTCTTGACCTGCCGACCCCTGCCCCTGCCACACACGCTCCTTAATGCACACACCTTCACCAGCCAGCACAGCATGGACATGAAGTTCATCTACTGCGACCAGag CGTGACTTGTCTTTTAGGCTACAGCCCACAGGAACTGCTGGGCCGTTCCGTCTACGATTTCTGTCACACGCTGGATGCAACCTGCTTGCAGAAAAGTCACTTCAACT TGTGCTGGAAGACTCAGTCAGTCAGCGGTCAGTACAGGATGCTGGTGAAAGGTGGAGGCTACGTCTGGGTGGAGAGTCACAGCGCCGTCATCCCCTCCAAGTCCAGACCCGCCGCCCACCAGCCTGTCCTGATCTTCAGTATCACCTAtgtcctcag TGGCGTGGaggagccgctgctgcagctgtctgtggaccagaccagaccgtACTCCAAGTGA